One Malania oleifera isolate guangnan ecotype guangnan chromosome 9, ASM2987363v1, whole genome shotgun sequence DNA segment encodes these proteins:
- the LOC131163468 gene encoding uncharacterized protein LOC131163468 — translation MDVPLPSKFKMPSVEGYHGFSNPVDHLDTFKILIQLQGAPYAIMCQPFAATLKGNYRAWYQTLKLRSIISFFEMEQQFTGHFINSRRIAKTLAHLMILIQGEREILKKFMHRFINATLEIRNLDHGVVVEALTTALQLGDFLNSLGKKPLTNM, via the coding sequence ATGGATGTTCCCCTACCTAGCAAGTTTAAAATGCCAAGTGTGGAAGGATACCATGGTTTTTCCAATCCTGTTGATCATCTAGACACCTTTAAAATTCTGATACAACTACAAGGTGCACCATATGCAATAATGTGCCAACCATTTGCAGCCACTTTAAAAGGGAATTATAGGGCATGGTATCAAACCTTGAAGCTTCGTTCTATCATATCTTTTTTCGAGATGGAGCAACAGTTCACCGGGCACTTCATCAATAGCCGGAGGATAGCGAAAACTTTGGCTCATCTAATGATCCTTATTCAAGGAGAAAGGGAAATTTTAAAGAAATTCATGCACCGTTTCATCAATGCAACCCTGGAGATTCGAAACTTGGATCATGGAGTAGTAGTAGAAGCCTTGACAACTGCTCTCCAGCTAGGGGATTTCTTGAATTCATTGGGAAAGAAGCCCTTAACCAATATGTGA